A stretch of Mesoplodon densirostris isolate mMesDen1 chromosome 7, mMesDen1 primary haplotype, whole genome shotgun sequence DNA encodes these proteins:
- the LOC132493886 gene encoding protein LZIC-like, whose translation MASRGKTETSKLKQNLEEQLDRLMQQLQDLEECREELDTDEYEEIKKETLEQLSEFNDSLKKIMSGNMTLVDELSGMQLAIQAAISQAFKTPEVIRLFAKKQPGQLWTRLAGFPDQGSNPRPLHWKADSLLLDHQMDRDLMVGKLERDLYTQQKVEILTALRKLGEKLTADDEAFLSANAGAILSQFEKVSTDLGSGDKVLALASFEVEKTKK comes from the coding sequence ATGGCTTCCAGAGGAAAGACAGAGACAAGCAAATTAAAGCAGAACTTAGAAGAACAGTTGGATAGACTAATGCAGCAGTTACAGGACCTGGAGGAATGCAGAGAGGAACTTGATACAGATGaatatgaagaaatcaaaaaagaaactcTGGAGCAACTAAGTGAATTTAATGATTCACTAAAGAAAATTATGTCTGGAAATATGACTTTGGTTGATGAACTAAGTGGAATGCAACTGGCTATCCAGGCAGCTATCAGCCAGGCCTTCAAAACCCCAGAGGTCATCAGATTGTTTGCAAAGAAACAACCTGGTCAGCTTTGGACAAGGTTAGCagggttccccgaccagggatcgaacccgcgtcccctgcattggaaggcggattctttactactggaccaccagatgGATAGAGATCTCATGGTAGGAAAGCTGGAAAGAGACCTGTATACTCAGCAGAAAGTGGAGATACTAACAGCTCTCAGGAAACTTGGAGAGAAGCTGACTGCAGATGACGAGGCCTTCTTGTCAGCAAACGCAGGTGCTATACTCAGCCAGTTTGAGAAAGTCTCTACAGACCTTGGCTCTGGCGACAAAGTTCTTGCTTTGGCAAGTTTTGaggttgaaaaaacaaaaaaatga